In Bradyrhizobium sp. WBOS07, the genomic window ACTCGTACTCCTGGTTGCCGGCGAGGAAGTCGAGGAACAGGCCGGAATGCATGAAGTTCCACTTCTTGCCCTTGCCCATGGCGAAGACGTCGCGGAACAGCTTCTTGGTCTTGGTGCGGTTGAGGAAGTGCTCCTGGTCCGGCGCGCGCTCATAGGCATAGCCCGGCGACATCGAGACGCCGACGCCGAGCTCGACGGTGAGGTCCAGGAACTTGGCGATCTCCTCGGCCGGATGGCCGTCGAAGATGGTGGCGTTGACGTTGACGGTGAAGCCGCGCGCCTTGGCCGCCTTGATCGCGGAGACCGCGCGGTCGAACACGCCCTTCTGCGACACCGCCTTGTCGTGGTGGTCGCGCAGGCCGTCGAGATGCACGGAGAAGAACAGGTAAGGGGAGGGCTCGAACAGATCGAGCTTCTTCTCGAGCAGCAGCGCGTTGGTGCAGAGCGAGACGAACTTCTTGCGGGCGACGAGGCCGCGCACGATCTCGCCGATCTCCTTGTGGATCAGCGGCTCGCCGCCGGGAATCGCAACCATCGGCGCGCCGCATTCGTCGGCGGCGTCCCAGCACTCCTGTGCGGTCATGCGGCGATTGAGGATCGCATCCGGATAATCGATCTTGCCGCAGCCGACGCAGGCGAGATTGCAGCGAAACAGCGGCTCCAGCATCAGCACGAGCGGGTAGCGCTTGCGGCCAAGCAGTTTCTGCTTGAGCAAATAGCCGCCGATACGCATTTCCTTGAAGAACGGGATAGCCATTACAAGTTTCTTTCTGGGCTTTTGAATTCGGGTGGGTCAGCTCGCGGCCAGTTGGGCCGGAAGCCGGAATTCGATGTTTTCCTCGCGGCCCGGCAACACCTGGACCTTCACCGGTCCGATCCGCCGCATCGCTTCGATGACGTCATCCACGAGTACCTCGGGCGCCGAAGCGCCGGCCGTGATGCCCACGGTCCTCGCATTCTTCAGCCACTCCGGATCGAGCTCGCTGCCGTCGGCAATCAGATAACTCGCGACGCCGGCCTCGGTGCCGATTTCGCGAA contains:
- the hpnH gene encoding adenosyl-hopene transferase HpnH; this encodes MAIPFFKEMRIGGYLLKQKLLGRKRYPLVLMLEPLFRCNLACVGCGKIDYPDAILNRRMTAQECWDAADECGAPMVAIPGGEPLIHKEIGEIVRGLVARKKFVSLCTNALLLEKKLDLFEPSPYLFFSVHLDGLRDHHDKAVSQKGVFDRAVSAIKAAKARGFTVNVNATIFDGHPAEEIAKFLDLTVELGVGVSMSPGYAYERAPDQEHFLNRTKTKKLFRDVFAMGKGKKWNFMHSGLFLDFLAGNQEYECTPWGMPARNIFGWQKPCYLLGEGYAKTFKELMETTDWDSYGTGRYEKCADCMAHCGYEPTAATAALNNPLKAMWVSLRGIKTSGPMAPEIDMSKQRPAQYIFSEQVQKKLSEIRKDEAEAAQAKAAQKASTAA